The nucleotide window tgtagaaaattagaaaacatagtCGAGCCTAAAGAAAGCAGACTTCCTCTGGAGTCCCACCACATGGAGGCATCCGCTTctcattttggtatattttcttctacatttttttcttaaaaattattgctcataggcctggcgcagtggctcacgcctgtaatcccagcactttgggaagctgaggcgggtggatcacgaggtcagaagatcgagaccatcctggctaatatggtgaaaccccatttctactaaaaaacacaaaaaattagctgggcgtgatggtgggcacctatagccccagttactcaggaggctgaggcaggagaatggcttgaacctgggaggtggagcttgcagtgagccgagattgcgccactgcactccagcctgggtgacagagtgagactctgtctcaaaaaaaaaaaaatctatatatatctccagagatatatatatctatatctatatatctatatatctatatatatctatatatatatctatatatctatatatatctctctctatatatatctatatatatctctatatatctctatacatctctatatatctatatatctatatatatctctatatatctatatatctatatatatctctatatatctctatatatctctatatatctctatatatctatatatatctatatatatctctatatatctatatatatctatatatctatatgtatctatatatctatatatatctatatatatctatatatctatatatatctatatatatctatatatatctatatatctatatatctatatatctatatatatctatatatatctatatatctatatatatctatatatatctatatatctatatatctatatatatctatatatctatatatatctagatatatctatatatctagatatctatatatatctatatatctatagatatctagatatctagatatctatagatatctagatatatctatatctcataatctttttttaagaaaaaaggtagaagaaaatataccaaaatgagAAGTGGATGCCTCCATGTGAttattttattgctctttttGTAACCTCTTGAGTAGTGTGCTTAGTTCATTATTTTAGACTTCTTTGTGTTCTAGTATTTTCAGTTAATTCCGTAAATTTTCCTCTGAGTCCCACTTCAGCCATATTTCACAGGATTTGATATGTACTGGCCTCATTGTCATTCATTTCTGTATTGTTTATAATTTCACAGTATATTTCTTATTTAGCCCAAGAGTTATATAGAAGGGTGTTATTTAATTTCCTGATGGGTAGTTCTCGGGAGGAATGAGGGCTTCTTTTTCTCTATATCACTACAGTCATatgccacataatgacatttcagtagattacagaccacatatacaagagtggtcccataagattataatggagcatATATAGAAACCTGATATATGGTAGTTGATAGTGACATTGCAGACAAGTAAAGGAATGACTGATATTCACTAATGGTGCTGGGACATTTGGTTTTCCtgatgaaaaaatacatttacatgaaaatatatatgtaccatcTAGGCGTGTGTAAGCACAGTCTTATGTTTGCATggtgatgaaattgcctaacaatgcatttctcacactgtatccctgtcattaagtgatgcaCGGCTGTGTATGAATTtaattatttctgcatttttgaattttttgaggtTTTATTTGTGGCTTAGTATTTGGTTAGTCTTAGTCTTAGTTGTGCGTCTGAAATGAAAGTGTGTGTTttcacaaatgttcattgcagcactattcacaatagccaagacatggaatcaacctaaaggcCTATCAAtgacactggataaagaaaatgtgttacacaaacaccgtggaatactatgcagccataaaaaaagaatgagatatgtCTTTTGCGGgaaaatggatggagctggaggccattatccttagcaaactaatgcaggaacagaaaaccagataccacatgttctcacttctaagtgggagctaaatgatgagaacacatggacacatagaggggaacaacagcaGCATTGTTCCTGGAGCCTCCTTGGTTTTAGTGATgcaagggaggagggagagaagcagaaaaaataactgttggATACCAGGCGtagtatctgggtgatgaaataatctgtacaacaaacccccgtgacacaagtttacctaagtaacaaacctgcacatgtactcctgaacctaaaataaaagtgtgtGTTTTAGAACGAAGTTTGAGCCATAACTGATTGGATCAGGCTTGTTGATTGTGTTATTCAAATTATCTCAACACCTGACATATTTTACGGCTACATAATGTGTTGATTTCTAAGAAGTTTACTGCAAAACTTAAGAATTTGCCTATTTCTTCTTGCACAATTCTTGCTTTCTATGTTTCAAAGCTGTGTTGTTGGGAATACAGGGTTCATGCCTGCTATATTATCTTAGTGGGTTACACCCTATCAATATAAAACATGCCTGTTGTCCTGTGTAACATTACTTGTTTTTTCAAAGATCCAGATCAGAGTTCATTCTTAATTTTGGCAGTTCTTCTAATTGATTAAggtacaattttatattttgtactttttttccttcagattttcctctggtttattttctactttttatagtttttagatTTGAGTATTTaggtcatttattttcattctctgttattcaataataaatatctttaagGTTATGAATTTGCCTTGGGCACACCCAGTAAGGTTTTTTAATAATGTATTGCTctaattattagtattattttattagtaGTTTATAGCTATTCCATCTCTCAAGGACAGAGTGAGTTGGAGAAGACTCTCCCACTGCAAGAGAGATTTTCCAGTTTCTCATGTGTTGCTGATTGattttgtttcatatgtttgATGTTATTTTATTGATGGACAGAACTTTATGATGTTACATATTGCAATTTGTGCCTTTTTCAACACAAAATAGCTTTCTTTTCCTGTTTAAATCATTTGCCTTGAATCATTTTTAGAGATTAACATTGCCATTGCCACTTTTGcttgcatataaatatatttttgcctatcttttaaaatttttattaatttctaatttttttaattaatattttttgagacagagtctcactctgttgcccagtctggagtgcagtggcgtgatctcagctcaccacaatgtcagcctcccgggtagctgggaccacaggtgcatgccaccacacctggctcatttttttttattttttgtaaagacgaggtctcactacattgGCTAGGCTGgggtcgaactcctgggctcaagccatccacccgccccagcctcccaaagttctgggattgcaggtgtgagccaccaagcccagccacatCTTTTTACTTTCACCTTATTTATGCCACTTTGTTTTTGGTGTGTCTTTAATAAGTAGTATATGGATGGGTTTTTTTCTACCCAACATGaggatctttttattttaaaagtagaattttatGCATTCACATTGGTTGTGATAACAGATATGCCTGATCTTTATTCAGTtatcctgttttgttttattgattggTTGTTTCCCCCAAAGAATTATTTTCTGCAAAGGCAGAAGAGTGATAGCGTTTCTCTTCTCtgaagtttctcttttctttctccctctttccctttctatGTCTTTCCCCCTGGAGGGAATCTGATTGTACAGATAATAATTGCCTTGATTTTCTACCATATAGCTCTAAAATTAgtttgttttgcctgttttttaatttcatacAGTACACAGACTGTATCTGACTTTTGTATCTGAATTCTGTCACTCAGAAAAGGGTTATGAGCGTCACCTCCCAGCTAGGTGTAGCAGCAGCTCATCCATTCTCACCGCCGCTGAAGATTCCGCATAGCTGTTGCACCTTGGATGGCAGTTGGATAGTTTCCAGCTGGGACTCTTCCCAGCAGCACTGCTAGTGAACAGTCTCTTGCACCTGTCCTGCTGCATCTGTGCAGTTTCTAGGGCATGAAGCCAGGAGTGGAACTGTGGGTTGTGGGGTAGGCACACTTTCTGCTCTGCTAAATGATTCCAAACAGTCATTTATAGTGGTCATGTCAGTTTATCTCCCCAGCAGTGTGTGAACAACCTCGTCACTCCGTGTCCTTGGCAGCACTGGCTGCAGGGTGGAGCAGGAGCTTCCTGCATGGACAGTGTGAGGAGCCTGGGATCCTTGGGAGGGGAGACCTCGGGGGAGTGGTGATGAGGTGTCCCCAGATGTCATTCATTCTGCTGATTTGTGAAGACCCAAGCCTGCAAGTGGCTTCCTCTCAGGAAGCCACCCTCCCAGGTTAAACATACCTAGATTTCCTCAACCCAGGAGCTCTTTCCTTTGAAAATACAGACcttgggctgagcacagtggcttatgcctgtaatccctggagcttgagaccagcctgggcagcacagtgagaccttgtctctcaaaaaatttaaaaaaaattagccaggcatgatggtgcacacctgtggtcctagctactcgggaggctaaggtaggaggattgcttgagcctgggaggtggaggctgcagtgagctatgatctcaccaccatcacactccagcgtggtgacagagtgagaccctgtctgaaaaaaaagaaaagtaaagaaaatacagacgctgagggaaaaaagaaacttcCAGTTCCACCTCAATCACATCACATACTACAAGAACTAGTTATCTccctctcagtgcctcagtttccacacctcCAGGGAGGCGTGAGAGGGGGTTCACAAAGGAGCCTGGGCTGGGCACTAGGGTGCTTCATGGGCCAGGTACCAGGCACTGTCACGAGCCAGGCACATTGTACTGTCACAGGCTCAGAACTACACACCGGGGGCACCATCAAGGCCAAGGCTGGACATAGGGTACactgcagagagctgggcccaggAGGCACTGTCACGGGCCGAGCACCAGGAGTACCACTCCAGGGAGGTTCCTGACAGCAGCATCACCTTGTGGCCCTGGCAGGGCCTTGCCATGACCACACTGCCTCCTTCTCAGAGTCCTGTGACTGCCACAGCCAGGTAGGCCTCCAACCTTGGGGCAGATGCCTACTCCCCACAGTCATGAACACACAAAGCATGAGTTCTAGAATCTTGGCATAGTGGAGGTGCCCCACCCCCTCTGCCTCCACATCCGTTAGAAGGAGCATTGAGGAGTGGATACCCGCTTGCCATGGCCTGTGGGCCGGGGGATCTTCAAAGCCTTACATCTCCGCTTTCTTCTGCCAGATTAGATTATCAGCCATATATTGAAGGTAAGGCTTCAGGGACATGGGATGGAGGCCAGAGGGGTCTGTTTGCCGGGTGCCTGTGTTGGGCTGTCCTCATGCCTGACGGGCCTTGGTGTGTCCATGTCCTGGTGGGTGGCACATCCTCAGCAGACTGGGGACCCAAACGGTGTCAGGGCAGTTCCAATTTCCAGGGTGACCATGACAGGAGGGAAGAGCCTTATTAAAAATGGGGGGAACgcagtgggcacagtggcttatgcctgtaatcccagcactgtgggaggccaaggagggtggatcacttgagactagtctggccaacatggcaaaaccctgtctctactaaaaatacaaaaattatctgggcatggtggtgcacatctgtaatcccagctactcaggaggttgaggcacgaaaacagcttgaacctgggaagtggaggttgcagtgagctgagatcacaccaccgcacaccagcctgggtgacaaagtgagactccatctcaaaaaaaaaaaaaaaaaaaggaacagactaACACTAACATCCATGGAACAAGTGAGCTTGTTTGGGAGGCACAGTCATAGGAGACCCCATCTTGCGATGATGAGGAAGTGAGGCTTAGTGCCCACTCCGTATCAGCGTGGCTGAGACTGAGTGAGATCGCAACACCTTGTGAGGTGAGCTTCaccagcattccatttcacagtgggAAATTGAGACTCACAGAGCTTCAGTGGTTTGCGAGTGCTGTAGCCAGAATTCAATACCTGTGTTCAATAGACTCTTTGGGGGTGAAAagaggatgacatgcaaattcgtgAAGcgttccatatttaaaaaaaaaaaaagattaaattttttttagagacagggtcttgctctgtcacccaggctgggatggagGGTGCAATcctagttcactgtagccttgaactcctggactcaagtgatcctcctgcctcagtctcctgagtagctgggactacaggtgtgagccaccacacctgattaattttgcttttgtggaaataagatctcgctatgttgctcaggctggccttgaactcctggcctcaagccatcctccctcctgggCTTTCCAAAGCTCTGTGATTACTGGTGTGACTTTCTCCCTTTCTTATCCTTTATGATGTTTAGTTAGTAAATACCTGTAGCAATCCAGACTGGGCCCATTTAAAATCTCCATCTCACACCTGGTTCAGTGCAGCCTGCTCTCTTCTCACCCCTGCTGCTGGGGCCAGAGAGTCAAGGAGGGAATGGACACACATCTCTACTCACTTCCCTACACGATCACAAGGACCGCACCTCCAGGGGCATGGGTGGCCCCTGGAGCAGTGCAGTGTGACATTACTCTTCACTGGGGACAGGCAGCCTGGATGACTTGTGCCCCATCACCTATCCCCTGGCTGACAGCTCACCCCTGTGGTGattctctcttctgcttctctCCCCCAAGCATCTGTTTGTGTAAACTACGGGCAAGGATGAGTCCTGGGTGATGGCTTATAACAAGCCCAGGAGGAGTTGTCTGGTCCTCATTGTTTGGGAACTCTAGAACGTGGGGTACCTGCTGACCCTGGCCTttggttgcctttttttttttttttttgagatagagtctggctccgtcacccaggctggagtgcagtggtgacccTGGCCTttggttgccttttttttttttttttgagatagatctggctccgtcacccaggctggagtgcagtggcatgatcttggctcactgcaacctccacctcccaggttcaagcaattctcctgcctcagcctcacgagtagctgggattacaggcacatgccaccacgccaggctaatttttgtatttttagtagagatggggtttcatcatgttggccaggctggtcttgaactcctgacctcaagcgatccacccactttggcctcccaaagtgctgcgattataggtgtgagccaccgtgcccgactggTTGCCAGTTTTGAGGCAGTGGGAAAAGCCCCTTCTCACATGTGCGTGTGGCAGTGGCTGCTTATGGCAGAGCTGGAAGGCAGCTCTCTCTGTCTCAAATCTGCTGTGTCCAGGGGTGTGAGGGCTGCCCTTTGCTGCCTGAGATCCTCTTTCCTCAGGGCCCTGGCTCCGGGCCTGCGGTCAGACCAACGTGTCCTGCAGGGTGGTGAAGGGGAAGCTGGTAGAGGTAGGCAAGTGGCCATGGCAGGTGAGCATCCTTTTCCTGGGCACGTACATCTGCAGTGGCTCCCTCATCCACCACCAGTGGGTCCTCACGGCTGCGCACTGCTTGCAGAGGTCAGTGAGCGGGGGCTGGGGACTTTGCTTTCTGGCCTGGGGGGGTCCCTGGTGAATCTAGGGATCTGGGAGCAGGGGGCCTGGCTGGGTGGTCCTGAGCTCAGGGCCTGTCTCCTCCCTTATGGCCTTACCATTGGCGACCTGCCTCTTACCCATGGTCCTGCAGATCCAAGGACCCCAGCCTGTACTCCGTGATGGTGGGAGTCCACCAGCTCCCAGGAAATGGCACTCAGCTCCTGCTCACTCGCATGGTGATTCATAAGGATTTCAGCAATCTCATGTCTCAGGACATTGCCCTCCTAAAGCTCAGGGACTCCATCTCGTGGTCCCCCTTCGTCCAGCCTGTCTGCCTCCCTAACATCAAATTCAAGCCATCCATTGGAAGCTTGTGCTGGGTAATCGGCTGGGGAACTACAGGGAAAAAAGGTGAGTGAAGGCTGGCAGAGGTTACAAGACACTCGCCTCCTCAGAACACAGCCCCATCACGGGCTCCTTCATTCATtcgtttattcactcattcactcaggCAGCAAACATTTCCTGACCTCTTGATACAAAGATATACCCAGTGCTCTAGTGTAAAAGACACATGTGACCTGCATGGACCTCAGTTCCCAAAGTGGAGTTAAATGAAATGCCAAGTGCTTACCCTGCAGCATGGCAGGAAGTGAATTCTTGGTTATTAATGGAGTTCCCATTAATGGCATGAGGGCCACAATCTCAGGACATACTGAGGTATTGAGGCTTCTCTATCCATCTTGTGTACTGGTTATCCTGAGGTACCCCCAAATTCCTGGAGGTCTGGCCCCTGCTGGTGCTCTCCTTGGATCCTAGAATCTGGGAGGCTTTGTCGGGTCCTGCTTTCCAGGGGGTGCCGTCTTGGGGCTCTAGGGTCTTGGCACCTTGCCGGTGGCCATGGGGCAGAGCTGAGCTCTTCACCCTCATAGAACCTGAATTCCTGGAGAAATCCCCTCTTGTCCTACTTGTCCTTTGGTGCCTGGATATCACTCCAAGCCCCTTGGGACACTTTTGCGTAGTCTTTTTTAATGAGCTGGGCTGTTTCAAAAGTTAGGCTGCGGGCTGGGGCCTTTATCAATCACCATCCCAGGAAATGGTCGTCCCTCCCACCTTAGCAAATGTGGACAACTCTGTGATGCGGATGTGCCGAAAAGCTGAGGGGATGACAAGGCTGGCTCTCTGTTTCCTCAGTGACCCCAAGTACCCCCTACAGTCTTCACGAGGTGGCTGTCAGGATCGTGAACAATGACATCTGCAAACAGCGGTACCGATTCCTCTTCTTGAAGGACAAGAAGGGCTTCATCGGGAATGATGTGCTGTGTGCCCGCTCTGAATGGGGCTTGGACACTTGTCAGGTGCGGAGCTTGtggactggggcaggagaaggcTTTCATGAGTCATGCATTTTCTTTTCACACAGCACTGGGACCCCTTATGAAAACctcctggttctagatccttgaggaatcgtcacactgtcttccgcaatggttgaactaatttacattcccaccaacagtgtaaaagtgttcctatttctccacagcctcaccagtatctagtttcttcactttttaaataccgtttgatccagcaatcccattattgggtgtatacccaaaggaataaaaatcattctactataaagacaaatgcttgggaggccgaggtaggcagatcacaaggtcaagagatggagaccagcccagcacacatggtgaaaccctgtctctactaaaaatagaaaaattagctgggcatgatggcatgcacctgtagttccagctacttgggaggctgaggcaggagaatcgcttgaacgcaagaggtggaggttgcagtgagccgagactgtgctactgcactccagcctggctgacagagtgagactctgtctcaaaaaaaaaaaaaagacacatgcacatgtatgtttattgcagcactatgtacaatagcaaatacatagaaccaacccaaatagccccatcaatgatagactggataaagaaaacgtagtatatatacaccatggaatactatgcagccataaaaagaatgagattatgtcctttgcagggacacggataaagctggaagccatgatcttcagcaaactaacacaggaacagaaaacctaaccactgtatgttctcactcataagtgggagttgcacaatgagaacacatggacacagggaggggaacaacacacaccagggtctgttggagggtagggggcaaggggagggatagcattaggacaactACCTAATGCAtgtagggcttaaaacctagatcatgggttgatgggtgcagcaaaccaccatggcacgctatacctatgtaacaaacctgcacgttctgcgcATGTATCcgaaacttaaagtaaaataaaaaaagaaaagaaaagaaaagaaaatctccttCCCCTGGGCTTCCATTTAGTCTGTAAAATAAGGGTGAAATACTCTTGTCCCTGTCCACAATGAAAGTAGTGATGGCAGTGCTTCTCAGGTTAGTTTATCACTTCTGAGCATCAGCTACACGCCCAGATGTGGGCCATGTGCGGGCAGAACCTGTTTTGCATAAGTGACATTCATTCTGCAAGCACAGAATGAATACTTCTGCCACCTGCCACTTGcaccttctattcaacattggttttgagatttattcatatGGATACATGCAGGTTTTATGCATTAAATGCGCTACAATATTCTCTTTTGTGAATATGCCGCAATTTACCCAAGCTCTTGTTTATTAACATTGAGAGAGTTTCCAATTTTTTCATATCACAAACTCTGCTGCTGCTCTAAGTATTCTCACACACACCTCCCTATTTACATGTTCCACAATTTCTCAGCAAGATGTATCTGCACAGGAGTGCTGGGTCATAGGCTGTATTTACGTTCATCTTTAATAGCCATggtcaaattgttttccaaagtgatcgtattaatttatattctaaCAGCAGTATTTGAGAGTTCCTTGCTCCATTTCTTGCCAGCGTTTGGTATTGTCAGACTATAAAATGTTTTCCATTCCAATGGACGGGAAATAGTACCCGTTGCGGTTGCAATGTGCATGTCCCTAGTTACTGATGTGGTTGTGCAGTTCGTATGTTAATTCACTGTTTGTGATTCTTCTTCTATGAATCACTTATTCATATACTTTGGACATTTtactattgttttcctttttcatttttttattttttaatattctggatacaaattctATGTTCATTATGTATATTGCAAAATCTTCTCCCAgttttccatttatctttttattttttttgtattgtacTTTGCTGAACAGcaatttaggttttattttagtCAAATATATCATGTCTCTGATTTAtgctttttgtgtcttatttaatCATTCCTTTTCCCAAGGTCATAAAGACATTCTCCTATATTTTTTCCCTCAGAATTTGGAAATTATGGTTTTCACATATTGAAACCATGTGGCATTCATTTTGGGAATGGTGTAAGATaggaatctatttttatttatcttctcatGTGGACTACCAATTTTCCTAATGCTATTTATTGAAAAAGTCATTTCCTGCACTGGCTGTCACTACCTCTCTCATATATCAAGGTTGTGTAAACACAACGGATAGTTTTTTTCAGTTGGACacttacataatttatttttgttctttcttccttctcaataCAAATTTTTGAGTCTACATATTTCCCTCTAAATATGGCTTTAGTTTCATGccacaatattttataaaatttctattttgattttattttgacctatgcatggtttttttgttgttgttattgatttccagctcagtttccttgtcttaAAATTAGTTCTAAAGTGGTATCAATTATATGGAATATGCTGAGAAGATTTACTCTTTCTAGTTTTGTGTTTAAAGCATTTAAGATCATAAAATCTTAATTTGATTTGAACTTTAAATTCATCTCTTAAATTTTCACTGTTGTGATTCCATCATcactagtttattttaaaatatgttctgtgattttgaaaaaaaagcacacattttgtttaaaaagtaatacataagtgcaaaattagaaaatgagaCTTTCCTATAATCAAACTACCTAGAAATTTCTACACTAAATTGTTTGGTTTATATTCCTAATACGTCTTTCTATACATATAAAATTCTacattagttgttttttttttttctggttttgattttttttttttgagacggagttttgcccttgttgcccaggatggagtgcaatggcatgatctcagctcactgcacttccgcctcccgggttcaagtgattctcctgcctcagcctcccaagtagctgagattacaggtatgcgccaccatgcccagctaatttgtatttttagtagagatggggtttcaccatgttggtcaggctggtctcaaactcctgacctcagatgattcatccacctcggcctccaaaagtgctgggattacaagtgtaagccaccgtgcccggcctctggttatgatttttaataaaggactgttataaaattttattctccaacttttacatttttacttaaaatatatctTGGACTTCTTTCTAGgtctatacatataaatatattctatctTCCTTGAATAATAATTTTCTCATATGGCTATGCCACAATCTACTTAACCATTCTTCTATTGACAGATATTTGAGCtcatttcagtattttttttactatgccagaataaaaaaaattgaatacctTTTCACATTTGTTCAAACATTTAGCTACAATAATTTTTTAGAAGTGTAATTACAAAATcagttgtatatatatttaaaatttcaatagatATTTGCAAATTAGCCTCCCAAAGATTTGATCCATTTATATTAACACCAACAGTAGATAAATGACTTTTCCTGCATCATCACCAGCActaggtattatttttattttaacttttgtccTTTTGGTAGACTAAaacttatatttttgttattatttcatgACATTGAGAAATTCTGTAAATTGCTTGTTTAATAGGATAAGTAGGAAGTTTCAATAAAGATATCAAAATACAGTAAGTATCAGAATTCAAAGAGAGTTGTGTGACTGATATTCGGCTACATGTCTGTATCAAAGGGTCCAGAGGGTAGGGTTGGAGGTGATTTTGTGAGGAGAATTTCTCTGGAGAGAACTGCATCTATGAGCTCACCTTTCTCCCTTTAAGGGGACAGGGATGAGCAGGCTGGGGGTGCCTGTTCCACACTGCAAGTCTACTGGGAGAGGTACCCGCAGGATCACTCAGAAAGCCTGATGCGTACCCCTCAAGGTAGGGGGAGAGTCAGCTCCAAATCCCTCCAGACTCAGAGAGCTCACAGTGGcctggaggggaggggtggggcggTTAAGACAGTTCTTTCCCTCCCACTCTGCTGCTGTTACCTTGGCAGGTTAGGAAGATCAGATTAGTAAGATGGGGTAGGAGGAGTGGAAGCTACAG belongs to Pongo pygmaeus isolate AG05252 chromosome 2, NHGRI_mPonPyg2-v2.0_pri, whole genome shotgun sequence and includes:
- the LOC129033408 gene encoding putative serine protease 46 isoform X2 → MACGPGDLQSLTSPLSSARLDYQPYIEGPWLRACGQTNVSCRVVKGKLVEVGKWPWQVSILFLGTYICSGSLIHHQWVLTAAHCLQRSKDPSLYSVMVGVHQLPGNGTQLLLTRMVIHKDFSNLMSQDIALLKLRDSISWSPFVQPVCLPNIKFKPSIGSLCWVIGWGTTGKKVTPSTPYSLHEVAVRIVNNDICKQRYRFLFLKDKKGFIGNDVLCARSEWGLDTCQVDSGSSLVCQMNKTWIQIGVVSWSFSCGQRHFPEIGAWIGQLKCVSQDHKPGHMLEYPGLI
- the LOC129033408 gene encoding putative serine protease 46 isoform X1 — encoded protein: MACGPGDLQSLTSPLSSARLDYQPYIEGPWLRACGQTNVSCRVVKGKLVEVGKWPWQVSILFLGTYICSGSLIHHQWVLTAAHCLQRSKDPSLYSVMVGVHQLPGNGTQLLLTRMVIHKDFSNLMSQDIALLKLRDSISWSPFVQPVCLPNIKFKPSIGSLCWVIGWGTTGKKVTPSTPYSLHEVAVRIVNNDICKQRYRFLFLKDKKGFIGNDVLCARSEWGLDTCQVDSGSSLVCQMNKTWIQIGVVSWSFSCGQRHFPGIYTSTAHFNQWIRTEVADIRFVSRAGPAFLSPVFLTGYILLGSLGSLWLL